Proteins from a genomic interval of Neisseria arctica:
- a CDS encoding VENN motif pre-toxin domain-containing protein translates to MITAGLYGQEAADNPNNLTEDQKENIRSLSSAVGAFVGSIGGDSALSAQINAAVGKNAVENNYLTPIHFQRMKRGELSTQEAEKISELLDQEVQRLCSTNPYSDACRTGISNQIKYISMQEAWNVMRQDVSRTSNKTFNYIYNTEKAKDRLVHYMNTIDNRADFFAASNQYEKNLGVGAKWFEGAEKVSRNCITGLGADGCGSYITFGAGKILSNPDIYSWRKEAGDTLITQGFNNFKYLYNNRPNPIQWDIKQLKDEQRVLQPIHDKYLANKQLFRKVSEIVSGVNILDYKSRIQYGCNLLGYTEKQGCKS, encoded by the coding sequence GTGATTACGGCAGGACTATACGGTCAAGAAGCAGCGGATAATCCGAACAACCTCACCGAAGATCAGAAAGAAAACATCCGCAGTCTCAGCAGTGCGGTAGGCGCATTTGTAGGCAGCATTGGCGGTGATTCGGCATTAAGCGCCCAAATCAATGCCGCCGTTGGCAAAAATGCTGTAGAAAATAATTATCTCACCCCAATACATTTCCAAAGAATGAAACGTGGTGAATTATCAACTCAAGAAGCTGAAAAAATTAGTGAATTACTAGATCAGGAAGTACAAAGATTATGTTCTACAAATCCGTATAGTGATGCATGTAGAACAGGAATTTCAAATCAAATAAAGTATATTTCTATGCAAGAAGCATGGAACGTCATGAGACAAGATGTTTCAAGAACATCTAATAAAACATTTAATTACATTTACAATACGGAAAAAGCAAAAGATAGATTGGTTCATTATATGAATACCATTGATAACCGAGCAGACTTTTTTGCAGCAAGTAACCAATATGAGAAAAACTTAGGAGTGGGGGCAAAATGGTTTGAAGGTGCAGAAAAAGTTTCTCGTAATTGTATAACAGGCCTCGGAGCAGATGGTTGCGGCTCCTATATAACATTTGGTGCTGGTAAAATCCTTTCTAATCCTGATATCTATAGTTGGCGTAAAGAAGCTGGAGATACATTAATAACACAAGGTTTTAATAATTTTAAATATTTATATAACAATAGACCCAACCCAATACAATGGGATATTAAGCAACTTAAAGATGAACAAAGAGTATTACAACCGATTCATGATAAATATCTTGCTAATAAACAGCTATTTCGGAAAGTATCTGAAATAGTAAGCGGAGTAAATATTTTAGACTACAAGTCAAGAATACAATATGGATGTAATCTCCTAGGCTATACAGAAAAGCAAGGATGTAAATCATGA
- a CDS encoding SMI1/KNR4 family protein, with product MFDSIKNASVIMDDPSEYTSPVEKNLFFKLPDDDFAELEKYIHIPSDLLYFWQEIGYGFFKTSADKSKVTEEVNRLMDPLSIADILKGESEQISPDFVLEPYQVPFFERFSEYFVCFDIRDVDKPKQPVYWIWDMENPLADSIENFIYKLFENPDFFNEI from the coding sequence ATGTTTGATTCAATAAAGAATGCTTCCGTTATTATGGATGACCCAAGTGAATATACATCGCCTGTAGAAAAAAATTTATTTTTCAAGCTGCCAGATGACGACTTTGCAGAGCTGGAAAAATATATTCATATTCCATCTGATTTGCTCTATTTTTGGCAAGAAATAGGATATGGTTTCTTTAAAACTAGTGCTGATAAAAGTAAAGTAACAGAGGAAGTAAATAGACTAATGGATCCCCTATCAATTGCAGATATACTAAAAGGAGAGTCAGAACAAATATCTCCAGATTTCGTTCTCGAGCCATATCAAGTACCATTTTTCGAAAGATTTAGCGAATATTTTGTTTGTTTTGATATACGAGATGTAGACAAACCTAAACAACCTGTATATTGGATATGGGATATGGAGAACCCATTAGCAGATTCAATAGAAAATTTTATTTACAAATTGTTTGAAAATCCTGATTTCTTTAATGAAATTTAA
- a CDS encoding VENN motif pre-toxin domain-containing protein, whose amino-acid sequence MGATLAYINGSSPASGGSAAVAAEKAAQYLAQQYDDGQTARDPVTGEFNANLLPEHIKDEIKSTTGVIASIVGATGDGGSALGAQIGGVIGQNAVENNYLSLKDVNDLRAELKRAKTDEEKERIIEKYRKKGEKQSQALRELCRSKGNECHLNAIADLRNTNQAAATIINNGLLFSLTESGRTDLSAWGLALDSNLPDLTYHEDQLTDGAKLLDTGVKLSPVVGAAISGAAIKATSSKTLTTLQRGNQIAKPSPVDGEMAAVPQKVTLGAKRAQVYSQNWKEADLDETIRKFVGSNPKIYFTPKGKAIYEGKNGIQIVQDIAGGYFRILDTKISGKRNYLDLNGTVPNNKIISTGKQAGRTTAEYNEVTHFKIKN is encoded by the coding sequence TTGGGCGCGACCTTGGCCTACATTAACGGCAGCAGCCCCGCATCGGGCGGCAGTGCAGCCGTAGCCGCCGAAAAAGCCGCACAATATTTGGCGCAACAGTATGACGACGGACAAACCGCCCGCGATCCGGTAACGGGAGAATTCAACGCCAACCTGTTACCCGAGCATATCAAAGATGAAATTAAATCGACTACCGGTGTAATTGCGTCTATCGTTGGCGCAACCGGAGACGGCGGCTCTGCCTTGGGTGCGCAGATTGGCGGGGTGATTGGGCAGAATGCAGTCGAGAATAACTATCTAAGTTTAAAAGATGTCAACGATTTACGTGCCGAGCTTAAACGTGCCAAGACAGACGAAGAAAAAGAAAGGATAATTGAAAAATACCGCAAAAAAGGTGAAAAGCAATCCCAAGCATTGAGAGAACTTTGTCGCAGCAAAGGGAATGAATGCCATCTGAACGCAATTGCCGACTTGAGAAATACCAATCAGGCGGCAGCGACCATCATAAATAACGGATTACTGTTCTCACTAACCGAATCAGGCAGAACCGACCTTTCGGCATGGGGCTTGGCGTTGGATTCCAACCTTCCTGACTTAACTTACCACGAAGACCAGTTAACGGACGGTGCAAAACTACTGGATACGGGGGTGAAGCTTAGTCCGGTAGTGGGAGCCGCCATTTCGGGGGCAGCAATTAAAGCAACTTCATCTAAAACATTAACGACCTTACAAAGAGGTAATCAAATAGCTAAACCTTCTCCTGTAGATGGAGAAATGGCTGCCGTGCCACAAAAGGTAACTTTGGGTGCTAAACGTGCCCAAGTATACAGCCAAAACTGGAAGGAAGCTGATTTAGACGAAACTATTAGAAAATTTGTTGGTAGCAATCCTAAAATATATTTTACCCCTAAAGGTAAAGCTATATATGAAGGAAAGAATGGGATACAGATTGTTCAGGACATTGCGGGAGGATATTTTAGAATTTTAGATACTAAAATATCTGGAAAAAGAAATTATCTTGATTTAAATGGAACTGTACCAAATAATAAAATTATATCAACGGGAAAACAGGCTGGAAGAACTACTGCTGAATATAATGAAGTAACCCATTTTAAGATTAAGAACTAG